The following are encoded together in the Juglans microcarpa x Juglans regia isolate MS1-56 chromosome 2D, Jm3101_v1.0, whole genome shotgun sequence genome:
- the LOC121250228 gene encoding nuclear pore complex protein NUP133 isoform X1: MFSPGIRRSNVSSRNERNQGHTVLHSPITPLSENRRSFLHNSVPDRPSTGTPAPWAPRLSVLARIPPVNRSETGDEADPIKPVYVGEFPQVVRDEQASLLQKRVPDDAFISGGMEKGTSLAWIIIGNRLFIWNYLSPAASMKCIVLEIPLNVLENRDINSTHRNCWLLCVVNWESTSRRTKKVAKHCNSAGIVLCNQNTRTIIYWHEVYSEGRTTPVTSFASSEELEVTSSHENGKANPNKQRQRIRCGNNSTGWSSLNSLMASALPGSQHACVALACCSNGELWQFHCSPTGIHRKKIYEDKLNLPSQGSDGGQILWSKGYPRSLIWRFSHVSTEGSNREFFLLTDREIQCFSIDMKLDIRVSKLWSHEIIGTDGDAGIRKDLAGQKRIWPLDLQVDDHGKVITILVATFCKDRVSGSSYTQYSLLTMQYKSGVSMEPTHERILEKKAPIQVIIPKARVEDEDFLFSMRLRIGGKPSGSAIILSGDGTATVAHYYRNSTHLYQFDLPYDAGKVLDASVLPSSDDGEEGPWVVLTEKAGIWAIPEKAVVLGGVEPPERSLSRKGSSNESSAQEETRNLTFVGNSAPRRASSEAWDAGERQMGAFTGVVRRTGPDEESETLLSHLFHDFLSSGQVDGSLEKLKSSGAFERDGETSVFARMSKSIVDTLAKHWTTTRGAEILAMAVVSTQLMDKQQKHKAFLQFLALSKCHEELCSRQRYSLQIILEHGEKLAGLIQLRELQNVIGEKRSTGVGSSHPSAERQMSGALWDLIQLVGERARRNTVLLMDRDNAEVFYSKVSDLEEVFYCLDRHLDYVISIEQPLWIQIQRACELSNACATIVREAMQYRNENHLWYPPPEGLTPWYCQPVVRNGMWSIASFMLQLLNETSGVELSAKSDLYTHLEVLTEVLLEAYAGAVTAKVERGEEHKGLLDEFWSRRDALLDSLYQQVQDLVDGRHQDLNRGFEEQKEEIRRKLSLHLLSIAKQHECYRTLWRICCDLNDTALLRNLMHESMGPNGGFSYFVFKELYEKRQFSKVLRLGEEFPEELSIFLRQHQELLWLHEVFLNQFSSASEILHVLALSCDQNSISATEEQADLDRIDFEPKLVDRKRLLNLSKIAARAATGKDADSETKLKRIEADRKILKLQEEMILLLPTEEEKQYVERQLLRPEDLIKLCLKGQNAKLSLCAFDVFAWTSSSFRKTHRNLMEECWKNAADQDDWSQLYQASIAQGWSDEETLQNLRETMLFQASSRCYGPNAETFGEGFAEVMLLRRESVEPSFSRDLGSSVEAILMQHKDFPEAGKLMLAAITLGSVQDDTRLEEGPSPME; the protein is encoded by the exons ATGTTCTCTCCTGGAATAAGGAGGTCCAATGTCAGCTCTCGAAACGAGCGGAATCAGGGGCACACTGTGCTCCATTCTCCCATCACTCCTCTCTCAGAGAACCGCCGATCCTTTCTTCACAATTCGGTCCCGGATCGACCCAGCACCGGTACCCCTGCTCCTTGGGCTCCTCGCTTGTCCGTCCTCGCCAG AATTCCACCAGTGAACAGAAGTGAGACAGGGGATGAGGCAGATCCAATTAAACCCGTATATGTTGGAGAGTTTCCGCAAGTGGTCCGTGATGAACAGGCCAGTTTGCTGCAGAAGCGTGTTCCTG ATGATGCTTTTATATCTGGTGGAATGGAAAAGGGAACATCCCTTGCTTGGATTATCATTGGAAACAGACTCTTCATTTGGAATTACTTATCGCCTGCTGCTTCAATGAAATGCATTGTTCTTGAAATCCCTTTGAATGTATTAGAGAACAGAGATATTAACAGTACTCACCGGAACTGTTGGTTGCTTTGTGTTGTCAATTGGGAAAGCACATCTAGGAGAACAAAGAAAGTTGCGAAACATTGCAATTCTGCTGGCAttgttttgtgtaaccaaaacACCCGAACTATCATATACTGGCATGAAGTATATTCTGAAGGTAGAACTACTCCTGTTACTAGTTTTGCATCTTCTGAGGAGTTAGAGGTGACTTCTTCACATGAAAATGGAAAGGCCAACCCAAATAAGCAGCGACAACGTATTAGATGTGGAAATAATTCAACTGGATGGAGCTCACTGAACTCTTTGATGGCTTCTGCATTACCTGGTTCCCAGCACGCCTGTGTTGCCCTTGCATGCTGTTCGAATGGTGAGCTTTGGCAGTTTCACTGCAGTCCCACTGGCATTCACCGTAAGAAAATATACGAGGATAAACTGAATTTACCATCCCAGGGGAGTGACGGTGGTCAAATTTTATGGAGCAAGGGGTATCCTAGGTCATTGATCTGGCGTTTTTCACATGTTTCTACAGAGGGCTCAAATAGAGAGTTTTTTCTGCTGACTGATCGTGAGATACAGTGTTTTAGCATTGATATGAAACTTGATATACGGGTGTCAAAGCTCTGGTCCCATGAAATTATTGGTACAGATGGTGATGCGGGGATCAGGAAGGATCTGGCTGGTCAGAAGCGAATATGGCCTCTTGATTTGCAGGTGGATGATCACGGAAAAGTGATTACCATTTTGGTTGCTACCTTCTGTAAGGATCGGGTCAGTGGTTCAAGCTACACACAGTATTCTCTTCTGACCATGCAATATAAATCTGGGGTGAGTATGGAGCCTACACATGAAAGGATTCTGGAGAAAAAAGCTCCAATCCAAGTAATAATTCCAAAAGCAAGAGTAGAAGATGAAGACTTCTTGTTCTCGATGAGACTTCGGATAGGAGGCAAGCCTTCAGGATCAGCAATCATACTTTCTGGTGACGGAACAGCAACGGTCGCCCATTATTATCGAAACTCGACTCACCTCTATCAGTTTGACCTGCCTTATGATGCAGGAAAAGTTCTAGATGCTTCAGTTCTTCCTTCTTCAGATGATGGGGAAGAAGGGCCATGGGTTGTACTAACCGAGAAAGCAGGAATATGGGCAATACCTGAAAAGGCTGTTGTACTCGGTGGAGTTGAACCACCTGAGCGAAGCTTGTCACGTAAGGGGAGCTCAAATGAAAGTTCTGCTCAAGAAGAGACACGGAACCTTACATTTGTGGGCAATAGTGCTCCTAGAAGGGCTAGTTCTGAAGCATGGGATGCTGGAGAAAGACAAATGGGGGCTTTTACTGGGGTTGTACGTCGAACTGGCCCAGATGAAGAGTCAGAAACTTTGCTTAGTCATcttttccatgattttctttcatCTGGACAGGTTGATGGTTCACTGGAAAAGCTAAAAAGCTCTGGTGCGTTTGAAAGGGATGGAGAAACAAGTGTTTTTGCACGGATGAGCAAATCAATTGTTGACACTTTAGCTAAACACTGGACTACAACCAGAGGTGCTGAGATTTTGGCCATGGCTGTTGTATCTACCCAACTCATGGATAAGCAGCAGAAGCATAAAGCATTTCTTCAGTTTCTGGCATTATCCAAATGCCATGAGGAGCTGTGTTCTAGACAGA GATATTCCTTACAAATTATCTTGGAACATGGTGAAAAGCTTGCTGGGCTGATTCAATTGAGAGAACTGCAAAATGTGATTGGAGAGAAACGTTCAACTGGGGTTGGCTCCTCCCATCCGAGTGCAGAACGCCAAATGTCAGGTGCTCTTTGGGATCTTATTCAATTAGTTGGTGAGAGAGCCCGCCGAAATACAGTTCTTCTCATGGACAGAGATAATGCTGAGGTGTTCTATAGTAAGGTTTCCGATCTTGAAGAAGTATTTTATTGCTTAGACAGGCATCTTGATTATGTAATAAGTATAGAGCAACCACTTTGGATTCAGATCCAAAGAGCTTGTGAGCTCTCAAATGCTTGTGCCACTATAGTTCGTGAGGCCATGCAGTACAGAAATGAGAATCACTTGTGGTACCCACCACCCGAAGGCTTGACACCATGGTATTGTCAACCTGTGGTACGCAATGGGATGTGGAGCATTGCTTCCTTCATGCTTCAGCTGTTGAATGAAACATCTGGAGTTGAGTTGTCAGCGAAATCAGATCTGTATACCCATCTAGAAGTACTGACTGAGGTTCTACTTGAGGCATATGCTGGTGCTGTCACAGCTAAGGTTGAGCGTGGTGAAGAACACAAAGGTCTATTAGATGAGTTCTGGAGTAGAAGGGATGCACTCCTGGACTCCCTTTATCAACAAGTTCAAGATCTTGTGGATGGCAGGCACCAG GATCTAAATAGAGGATTTGAAgagcaaaaagaagaaatccGCAGGAAGCTTTCTTTGCACTTGCTATCCATTGCAAAACAGCATGAATGCTACAGAACTTTGTGGAGAATATGCTGTGACCTCAATGATACAGCCCTACTTAGAAATCTTATG CATGAGAGCATGGGACCTAATGGAGGCTTCAGTTATTTCGTCTTTAAAGAACTGTATGAGAAGAGACAATTTTCCAAGGTTCTAAGGCTTGGGGAAGAGTTCCCGGAGGAGTTATCTATCTTTCTAAGACAGCACCAGGAGCTTCTTTGGCTTCACGAAGTGTTCCTGAATCAATTTTCTTCAGCTTCTGAAATTCTTCATGTATTAGCTCTTTCTTGTGATCAAAACTCTATTTCAGCCACTGAAGAGCAGGCAGACCTTGACCGTATTGATTTCGAACCCAAATTGGTGGACAGAAAGCGCCTTTTGAATCTCTCAAAGATAGCTGCAAGGGCAG CCACAGGTAAGGATGCTGATTCTGAGACAAAGTTGAAGCGCATTGAAGCTgataggaaaattttgaaattgcag GAAGAAATGATACTACTCCTTCCtactgaagaagaaaagcaatATGTTGAAAGGCAGCTCCTACGTCCAGAAGATCTTATTAAGCTGTGTCTTAAAGGTCAAAACGCAAAGCTCTCCTTGTGTGCTTTTGATGTGTTTGCATGGACCAGCTCCTCCTTTCGGAAAACCCACAGAAATCTCATGGAAGAGTGTTGGAAGAATGCTGCCGATCAAGATGATTGGAGTCAACTGTACCAAGCATCTATTGCTCAAGGATGGAGCGACGAGGAAACCTTACAGAATCTTAGGGAAACTATGCTTTTCCAGGCTTCCAGCAGGTGTTATGGACCCAATGCAGAAACCTTTGGAGAAGGTTTTGCCGAAGTTATGCTGTTGAGACGAGAAAGTGTGGAGCCTTCTTTTTCTAGGGATCTGGGTTCTTCTGTTGAGGCAATACTGATGCAGCACAAGGATTTTCCTGAGGCAGGCAAGCTGATGCTGGCTGCTATCACGTTGGGGAGTGTACAGGACGATACCAGACTGGAAGAGGGTCCTTCTCCAATGGAATGA
- the LOC121250228 gene encoding nuclear pore complex protein NUP133 isoform X2, whose product MEKGTSLAWIIIGNRLFIWNYLSPAASMKCIVLEIPLNVLENRDINSTHRNCWLLCVVNWESTSRRTKKVAKHCNSAGIVLCNQNTRTIIYWHEVYSEGRTTPVTSFASSEELEVTSSHENGKANPNKQRQRIRCGNNSTGWSSLNSLMASALPGSQHACVALACCSNGELWQFHCSPTGIHRKKIYEDKLNLPSQGSDGGQILWSKGYPRSLIWRFSHVSTEGSNREFFLLTDREIQCFSIDMKLDIRVSKLWSHEIIGTDGDAGIRKDLAGQKRIWPLDLQVDDHGKVITILVATFCKDRVSGSSYTQYSLLTMQYKSGVSMEPTHERILEKKAPIQVIIPKARVEDEDFLFSMRLRIGGKPSGSAIILSGDGTATVAHYYRNSTHLYQFDLPYDAGKVLDASVLPSSDDGEEGPWVVLTEKAGIWAIPEKAVVLGGVEPPERSLSRKGSSNESSAQEETRNLTFVGNSAPRRASSEAWDAGERQMGAFTGVVRRTGPDEESETLLSHLFHDFLSSGQVDGSLEKLKSSGAFERDGETSVFARMSKSIVDTLAKHWTTTRGAEILAMAVVSTQLMDKQQKHKAFLQFLALSKCHEELCSRQRYSLQIILEHGEKLAGLIQLRELQNVIGEKRSTGVGSSHPSAERQMSGALWDLIQLVGERARRNTVLLMDRDNAEVFYSKVSDLEEVFYCLDRHLDYVISIEQPLWIQIQRACELSNACATIVREAMQYRNENHLWYPPPEGLTPWYCQPVVRNGMWSIASFMLQLLNETSGVELSAKSDLYTHLEVLTEVLLEAYAGAVTAKVERGEEHKGLLDEFWSRRDALLDSLYQQVQDLVDGRHQDLNRGFEEQKEEIRRKLSLHLLSIAKQHECYRTLWRICCDLNDTALLRNLMHESMGPNGGFSYFVFKELYEKRQFSKVLRLGEEFPEELSIFLRQHQELLWLHEVFLNQFSSASEILHVLALSCDQNSISATEEQADLDRIDFEPKLVDRKRLLNLSKIAARAATGKDADSETKLKRIEADRKILKLQEEMILLLPTEEEKQYVERQLLRPEDLIKLCLKGQNAKLSLCAFDVFAWTSSSFRKTHRNLMEECWKNAADQDDWSQLYQASIAQGWSDEETLQNLRETMLFQASSRCYGPNAETFGEGFAEVMLLRRESVEPSFSRDLGSSVEAILMQHKDFPEAGKLMLAAITLGSVQDDTRLEEGPSPME is encoded by the exons ATGGAAAAGGGAACATCCCTTGCTTGGATTATCATTGGAAACAGACTCTTCATTTGGAATTACTTATCGCCTGCTGCTTCAATGAAATGCATTGTTCTTGAAATCCCTTTGAATGTATTAGAGAACAGAGATATTAACAGTACTCACCGGAACTGTTGGTTGCTTTGTGTTGTCAATTGGGAAAGCACATCTAGGAGAACAAAGAAAGTTGCGAAACATTGCAATTCTGCTGGCAttgttttgtgtaaccaaaacACCCGAACTATCATATACTGGCATGAAGTATATTCTGAAGGTAGAACTACTCCTGTTACTAGTTTTGCATCTTCTGAGGAGTTAGAGGTGACTTCTTCACATGAAAATGGAAAGGCCAACCCAAATAAGCAGCGACAACGTATTAGATGTGGAAATAATTCAACTGGATGGAGCTCACTGAACTCTTTGATGGCTTCTGCATTACCTGGTTCCCAGCACGCCTGTGTTGCCCTTGCATGCTGTTCGAATGGTGAGCTTTGGCAGTTTCACTGCAGTCCCACTGGCATTCACCGTAAGAAAATATACGAGGATAAACTGAATTTACCATCCCAGGGGAGTGACGGTGGTCAAATTTTATGGAGCAAGGGGTATCCTAGGTCATTGATCTGGCGTTTTTCACATGTTTCTACAGAGGGCTCAAATAGAGAGTTTTTTCTGCTGACTGATCGTGAGATACAGTGTTTTAGCATTGATATGAAACTTGATATACGGGTGTCAAAGCTCTGGTCCCATGAAATTATTGGTACAGATGGTGATGCGGGGATCAGGAAGGATCTGGCTGGTCAGAAGCGAATATGGCCTCTTGATTTGCAGGTGGATGATCACGGAAAAGTGATTACCATTTTGGTTGCTACCTTCTGTAAGGATCGGGTCAGTGGTTCAAGCTACACACAGTATTCTCTTCTGACCATGCAATATAAATCTGGGGTGAGTATGGAGCCTACACATGAAAGGATTCTGGAGAAAAAAGCTCCAATCCAAGTAATAATTCCAAAAGCAAGAGTAGAAGATGAAGACTTCTTGTTCTCGATGAGACTTCGGATAGGAGGCAAGCCTTCAGGATCAGCAATCATACTTTCTGGTGACGGAACAGCAACGGTCGCCCATTATTATCGAAACTCGACTCACCTCTATCAGTTTGACCTGCCTTATGATGCAGGAAAAGTTCTAGATGCTTCAGTTCTTCCTTCTTCAGATGATGGGGAAGAAGGGCCATGGGTTGTACTAACCGAGAAAGCAGGAATATGGGCAATACCTGAAAAGGCTGTTGTACTCGGTGGAGTTGAACCACCTGAGCGAAGCTTGTCACGTAAGGGGAGCTCAAATGAAAGTTCTGCTCAAGAAGAGACACGGAACCTTACATTTGTGGGCAATAGTGCTCCTAGAAGGGCTAGTTCTGAAGCATGGGATGCTGGAGAAAGACAAATGGGGGCTTTTACTGGGGTTGTACGTCGAACTGGCCCAGATGAAGAGTCAGAAACTTTGCTTAGTCATcttttccatgattttctttcatCTGGACAGGTTGATGGTTCACTGGAAAAGCTAAAAAGCTCTGGTGCGTTTGAAAGGGATGGAGAAACAAGTGTTTTTGCACGGATGAGCAAATCAATTGTTGACACTTTAGCTAAACACTGGACTACAACCAGAGGTGCTGAGATTTTGGCCATGGCTGTTGTATCTACCCAACTCATGGATAAGCAGCAGAAGCATAAAGCATTTCTTCAGTTTCTGGCATTATCCAAATGCCATGAGGAGCTGTGTTCTAGACAGA GATATTCCTTACAAATTATCTTGGAACATGGTGAAAAGCTTGCTGGGCTGATTCAATTGAGAGAACTGCAAAATGTGATTGGAGAGAAACGTTCAACTGGGGTTGGCTCCTCCCATCCGAGTGCAGAACGCCAAATGTCAGGTGCTCTTTGGGATCTTATTCAATTAGTTGGTGAGAGAGCCCGCCGAAATACAGTTCTTCTCATGGACAGAGATAATGCTGAGGTGTTCTATAGTAAGGTTTCCGATCTTGAAGAAGTATTTTATTGCTTAGACAGGCATCTTGATTATGTAATAAGTATAGAGCAACCACTTTGGATTCAGATCCAAAGAGCTTGTGAGCTCTCAAATGCTTGTGCCACTATAGTTCGTGAGGCCATGCAGTACAGAAATGAGAATCACTTGTGGTACCCACCACCCGAAGGCTTGACACCATGGTATTGTCAACCTGTGGTACGCAATGGGATGTGGAGCATTGCTTCCTTCATGCTTCAGCTGTTGAATGAAACATCTGGAGTTGAGTTGTCAGCGAAATCAGATCTGTATACCCATCTAGAAGTACTGACTGAGGTTCTACTTGAGGCATATGCTGGTGCTGTCACAGCTAAGGTTGAGCGTGGTGAAGAACACAAAGGTCTATTAGATGAGTTCTGGAGTAGAAGGGATGCACTCCTGGACTCCCTTTATCAACAAGTTCAAGATCTTGTGGATGGCAGGCACCAG GATCTAAATAGAGGATTTGAAgagcaaaaagaagaaatccGCAGGAAGCTTTCTTTGCACTTGCTATCCATTGCAAAACAGCATGAATGCTACAGAACTTTGTGGAGAATATGCTGTGACCTCAATGATACAGCCCTACTTAGAAATCTTATG CATGAGAGCATGGGACCTAATGGAGGCTTCAGTTATTTCGTCTTTAAAGAACTGTATGAGAAGAGACAATTTTCCAAGGTTCTAAGGCTTGGGGAAGAGTTCCCGGAGGAGTTATCTATCTTTCTAAGACAGCACCAGGAGCTTCTTTGGCTTCACGAAGTGTTCCTGAATCAATTTTCTTCAGCTTCTGAAATTCTTCATGTATTAGCTCTTTCTTGTGATCAAAACTCTATTTCAGCCACTGAAGAGCAGGCAGACCTTGACCGTATTGATTTCGAACCCAAATTGGTGGACAGAAAGCGCCTTTTGAATCTCTCAAAGATAGCTGCAAGGGCAG CCACAGGTAAGGATGCTGATTCTGAGACAAAGTTGAAGCGCATTGAAGCTgataggaaaattttgaaattgcag GAAGAAATGATACTACTCCTTCCtactgaagaagaaaagcaatATGTTGAAAGGCAGCTCCTACGTCCAGAAGATCTTATTAAGCTGTGTCTTAAAGGTCAAAACGCAAAGCTCTCCTTGTGTGCTTTTGATGTGTTTGCATGGACCAGCTCCTCCTTTCGGAAAACCCACAGAAATCTCATGGAAGAGTGTTGGAAGAATGCTGCCGATCAAGATGATTGGAGTCAACTGTACCAAGCATCTATTGCTCAAGGATGGAGCGACGAGGAAACCTTACAGAATCTTAGGGAAACTATGCTTTTCCAGGCTTCCAGCAGGTGTTATGGACCCAATGCAGAAACCTTTGGAGAAGGTTTTGCCGAAGTTATGCTGTTGAGACGAGAAAGTGTGGAGCCTTCTTTTTCTAGGGATCTGGGTTCTTCTGTTGAGGCAATACTGATGCAGCACAAGGATTTTCCTGAGGCAGGCAAGCTGATGCTGGCTGCTATCACGTTGGGGAGTGTACAGGACGATACCAGACTGGAAGAGGGTCCTTCTCCAATGGAATGA
- the LOC121250228 gene encoding nuclear pore complex protein NUP133 isoform X3 codes for MFSPGIRRSNVSSRNERNQGHTVLHSPITPLSENRRSFLHNSVPDRPSTGTPAPWAPRLSVLARIPPVNRSETGDEADPIKPVYVGEFPQVVRDEQASLLQKRVPDDAFISGGMEKGTSLAWIIIGNRLFIWNYLSPAASMKCIVLEIPLNVLENRDINSTHRNCWLLCVVNWESTSRRTKKVAKHCNSAGIVLCNQNTRTIIYWHEVYSEGRTTPVTSFASSEELEVTSSHENGKANPNKQRQRIRCGNNSTGWSSLNSLMASALPGSQHACVALACCSNGELWQFHCSPTGIHRKKIYEDKLNLPSQGSDGGQILWSKGYPRSLIWRFSHVSTEGSNREFFLLTDREIQCFSIDMKLDIRVSKLWSHEIIGTDGDAGIRKDLAGQKRIWPLDLQVDDHGKVITILVATFCKDRVSGSSYTQYSLLTMQYKSGVSMEPTHERILEKKAPIQVIIPKARVEDEDFLFSMRLRIGGKPSGSAIILSGDGTATVAHYYRNSTHLYQFDLPYDAGKVLDASVLPSSDDGEEGPWVVLTEKAGIWAIPEKAVVLGGVEPPERSLSRKGSSNESSAQEETRNLTFVGNSAPRRASSEAWDAGERQMGAFTGVVRRTGPDEESETLLSHLFHDFLSSGQVDGSLEKLKSSGAFERDGETSVFARMSKSIVDTLAKHWTTTRGAEILAMAVVSTQLMDKQQKHKAFLQFLALSKCHEELCSRQRYSLQIILEHGEKLAGLIQLRELQNVIGEKRSTGVGSSHPSAERQMSGALWDLIQLVGERARRNTVLLMDRDNAEVFYSKVSDLEEVFYCLDRHLDYVISIEQPLWIQIQRACELSNACATIVREAMQYRNENHLWYPPPEGLTPWYCQPVVRNGMWSIASFMLQLLNETSGVELSAKSDLYTHLEVLTEVLLEAYAGAVTAKVERGEEHKGLLDEFWSRRDALLDSLYQQVQDLVDGRHQDLNRGFEEQKEEIRRKLSLHLLSIAKQHECYRTLWRICCDLNDTALLRNLMHESMGPNGGFSYFVFKELYEKRQFSKVLRLGEEFPEELSIFLRQHQELLWLHEVFLNQFSSASEILHVLALSCDQNSISATEEQADLDRIDFEPKLVDRKRLLNLSKIAARAATGKDADSETKLKRIEADRKILKLQIGLLLRAILFQLAWHNGVLLD; via the exons ATGTTCTCTCCTGGAATAAGGAGGTCCAATGTCAGCTCTCGAAACGAGCGGAATCAGGGGCACACTGTGCTCCATTCTCCCATCACTCCTCTCTCAGAGAACCGCCGATCCTTTCTTCACAATTCGGTCCCGGATCGACCCAGCACCGGTACCCCTGCTCCTTGGGCTCCTCGCTTGTCCGTCCTCGCCAG AATTCCACCAGTGAACAGAAGTGAGACAGGGGATGAGGCAGATCCAATTAAACCCGTATATGTTGGAGAGTTTCCGCAAGTGGTCCGTGATGAACAGGCCAGTTTGCTGCAGAAGCGTGTTCCTG ATGATGCTTTTATATCTGGTGGAATGGAAAAGGGAACATCCCTTGCTTGGATTATCATTGGAAACAGACTCTTCATTTGGAATTACTTATCGCCTGCTGCTTCAATGAAATGCATTGTTCTTGAAATCCCTTTGAATGTATTAGAGAACAGAGATATTAACAGTACTCACCGGAACTGTTGGTTGCTTTGTGTTGTCAATTGGGAAAGCACATCTAGGAGAACAAAGAAAGTTGCGAAACATTGCAATTCTGCTGGCAttgttttgtgtaaccaaaacACCCGAACTATCATATACTGGCATGAAGTATATTCTGAAGGTAGAACTACTCCTGTTACTAGTTTTGCATCTTCTGAGGAGTTAGAGGTGACTTCTTCACATGAAAATGGAAAGGCCAACCCAAATAAGCAGCGACAACGTATTAGATGTGGAAATAATTCAACTGGATGGAGCTCACTGAACTCTTTGATGGCTTCTGCATTACCTGGTTCCCAGCACGCCTGTGTTGCCCTTGCATGCTGTTCGAATGGTGAGCTTTGGCAGTTTCACTGCAGTCCCACTGGCATTCACCGTAAGAAAATATACGAGGATAAACTGAATTTACCATCCCAGGGGAGTGACGGTGGTCAAATTTTATGGAGCAAGGGGTATCCTAGGTCATTGATCTGGCGTTTTTCACATGTTTCTACAGAGGGCTCAAATAGAGAGTTTTTTCTGCTGACTGATCGTGAGATACAGTGTTTTAGCATTGATATGAAACTTGATATACGGGTGTCAAAGCTCTGGTCCCATGAAATTATTGGTACAGATGGTGATGCGGGGATCAGGAAGGATCTGGCTGGTCAGAAGCGAATATGGCCTCTTGATTTGCAGGTGGATGATCACGGAAAAGTGATTACCATTTTGGTTGCTACCTTCTGTAAGGATCGGGTCAGTGGTTCAAGCTACACACAGTATTCTCTTCTGACCATGCAATATAAATCTGGGGTGAGTATGGAGCCTACACATGAAAGGATTCTGGAGAAAAAAGCTCCAATCCAAGTAATAATTCCAAAAGCAAGAGTAGAAGATGAAGACTTCTTGTTCTCGATGAGACTTCGGATAGGAGGCAAGCCTTCAGGATCAGCAATCATACTTTCTGGTGACGGAACAGCAACGGTCGCCCATTATTATCGAAACTCGACTCACCTCTATCAGTTTGACCTGCCTTATGATGCAGGAAAAGTTCTAGATGCTTCAGTTCTTCCTTCTTCAGATGATGGGGAAGAAGGGCCATGGGTTGTACTAACCGAGAAAGCAGGAATATGGGCAATACCTGAAAAGGCTGTTGTACTCGGTGGAGTTGAACCACCTGAGCGAAGCTTGTCACGTAAGGGGAGCTCAAATGAAAGTTCTGCTCAAGAAGAGACACGGAACCTTACATTTGTGGGCAATAGTGCTCCTAGAAGGGCTAGTTCTGAAGCATGGGATGCTGGAGAAAGACAAATGGGGGCTTTTACTGGGGTTGTACGTCGAACTGGCCCAGATGAAGAGTCAGAAACTTTGCTTAGTCATcttttccatgattttctttcatCTGGACAGGTTGATGGTTCACTGGAAAAGCTAAAAAGCTCTGGTGCGTTTGAAAGGGATGGAGAAACAAGTGTTTTTGCACGGATGAGCAAATCAATTGTTGACACTTTAGCTAAACACTGGACTACAACCAGAGGTGCTGAGATTTTGGCCATGGCTGTTGTATCTACCCAACTCATGGATAAGCAGCAGAAGCATAAAGCATTTCTTCAGTTTCTGGCATTATCCAAATGCCATGAGGAGCTGTGTTCTAGACAGA GATATTCCTTACAAATTATCTTGGAACATGGTGAAAAGCTTGCTGGGCTGATTCAATTGAGAGAACTGCAAAATGTGATTGGAGAGAAACGTTCAACTGGGGTTGGCTCCTCCCATCCGAGTGCAGAACGCCAAATGTCAGGTGCTCTTTGGGATCTTATTCAATTAGTTGGTGAGAGAGCCCGCCGAAATACAGTTCTTCTCATGGACAGAGATAATGCTGAGGTGTTCTATAGTAAGGTTTCCGATCTTGAAGAAGTATTTTATTGCTTAGACAGGCATCTTGATTATGTAATAAGTATAGAGCAACCACTTTGGATTCAGATCCAAAGAGCTTGTGAGCTCTCAAATGCTTGTGCCACTATAGTTCGTGAGGCCATGCAGTACAGAAATGAGAATCACTTGTGGTACCCACCACCCGAAGGCTTGACACCATGGTATTGTCAACCTGTGGTACGCAATGGGATGTGGAGCATTGCTTCCTTCATGCTTCAGCTGTTGAATGAAACATCTGGAGTTGAGTTGTCAGCGAAATCAGATCTGTATACCCATCTAGAAGTACTGACTGAGGTTCTACTTGAGGCATATGCTGGTGCTGTCACAGCTAAGGTTGAGCGTGGTGAAGAACACAAAGGTCTATTAGATGAGTTCTGGAGTAGAAGGGATGCACTCCTGGACTCCCTTTATCAACAAGTTCAAGATCTTGTGGATGGCAGGCACCAG GATCTAAATAGAGGATTTGAAgagcaaaaagaagaaatccGCAGGAAGCTTTCTTTGCACTTGCTATCCATTGCAAAACAGCATGAATGCTACAGAACTTTGTGGAGAATATGCTGTGACCTCAATGATACAGCCCTACTTAGAAATCTTATG CATGAGAGCATGGGACCTAATGGAGGCTTCAGTTATTTCGTCTTTAAAGAACTGTATGAGAAGAGACAATTTTCCAAGGTTCTAAGGCTTGGGGAAGAGTTCCCGGAGGAGTTATCTATCTTTCTAAGACAGCACCAGGAGCTTCTTTGGCTTCACGAAGTGTTCCTGAATCAATTTTCTTCAGCTTCTGAAATTCTTCATGTATTAGCTCTTTCTTGTGATCAAAACTCTATTTCAGCCACTGAAGAGCAGGCAGACCTTGACCGTATTGATTTCGAACCCAAATTGGTGGACAGAAAGCGCCTTTTGAATCTCTCAAAGATAGCTGCAAGGGCAG CCACAGGTAAGGATGCTGATTCTGAGACAAAGTTGAAGCGCATTGAAGCTgataggaaaattttgaaattgcag ATCGGGCTGCTATTGAGGGCCATACTTTTTCAATTGGCTTGGCACAATGGGGTTCTTCTAGACTAG